A genomic region of Mitsuaria sp. 7 contains the following coding sequences:
- a CDS encoding FIST N-terminal domain-containing protein: MPRFLQAHATHPDPHMALALVGAQLEGQRAGMTPTLGFLYLTHPYVPQAQALLDEVRERWPGCGWVGASALAVSASGVEYFDEPALVVMLCDLPSDQWRIFSGLRPLTPDCESRSLLLHADGGTPDLQELISELSQRCSSGYLFGGLVSGGDDAVQIADGVFEGGLSGLALGPDVRWISRVSQGCQPLGRERRVTGCDGPLVTELDGQPALDALLEDLKLPAYTGESGSLRQAMPLFRRTLVGLSDEPGSRREYGAEVRVRHLVGLDPGRRGIAVAEQMHEGELLSFCERHPDAARRDLVRICTEIRAEAEERGARMAGALYFSCTGRGGPHFGSPSAELQWVQHALGEVPLAGFFANGEIAHARLHGYTGVLTVFLDA; the protein is encoded by the coding sequence ATGCCTCGCTTTCTCCAGGCACACGCCACCCATCCCGATCCCCACATGGCGCTGGCGCTGGTCGGCGCACAGCTGGAAGGGCAGCGCGCCGGCATGACGCCGACGCTGGGCTTCCTCTACCTCACGCATCCCTACGTGCCGCAGGCGCAGGCGTTGCTGGACGAGGTGCGCGAGCGCTGGCCGGGCTGCGGCTGGGTCGGGGCCTCGGCGCTGGCGGTCAGCGCCAGCGGCGTCGAGTACTTCGACGAACCGGCGCTGGTCGTCATGCTCTGCGACCTGCCGTCGGACCAGTGGCGGATCTTCTCGGGACTGCGGCCGCTGACGCCCGACTGTGAATCCCGCAGCCTGCTGCTGCACGCCGACGGCGGTACGCCCGATCTCCAGGAACTGATCAGCGAGCTTTCCCAGCGCTGCAGCAGCGGCTACCTCTTCGGCGGACTGGTCAGCGGCGGCGACGACGCGGTGCAGATCGCCGACGGCGTCTTCGAAGGCGGCCTGTCGGGGCTGGCGCTCGGCCCGGACGTGCGCTGGATCTCGCGCGTCAGCCAGGGCTGCCAGCCGCTGGGTCGCGAGCGCCGCGTCACCGGCTGCGACGGGCCGCTGGTCACCGAACTCGACGGCCAGCCGGCGCTCGACGCGCTGCTCGAGGACCTGAAGCTGCCCGCCTACACCGGCGAGTCCGGCTCCCTGCGCCAGGCGATGCCGCTGTTCCGCCGCACGCTGGTGGGTCTCAGCGACGAGCCCGGGTCCCGGCGCGAGTACGGCGCCGAGGTGCGGGTACGTCACCTGGTCGGACTCGATCCCGGCCGGCGCGGCATCGCCGTCGCCGAGCAGATGCACGAGGGCGAACTGCTGAGCTTCTGCGAACGCCACCCCGACGCCGCCCGGCGCGACCTGGTCCGCATCTGCACCGAGATCCGCGCCGAGGCCGAGGAGCGTGGCGCGCGCATGGCCGGCGCGCTGTACTTCAGCTGCACCGGCCGCGGCGGTCCGCATTTCGGTTCGCCGTCCGCGGAGCTGCAGTGGGTGCAGCATGCGCTGGGCGAAGTGCCGCTGGCCGGCTTCTTCGCCAACGGCGAGATCGCCCATGCGCGCCTGCACGGCTACACCGGCGTGCTGACGGTGTTCCTGGACGCCTGA
- a CDS encoding AAA family ATPase, whose translation MQIQSISIRNFRRFERFDCAFDPRLTLFMGVNGAGKSTLLRAVFLACQALVGDVAGSAASRNSAMDIRRVNAVDPSDELWRTAILPSDLRLSIELEGFAHTVVVDYDEAHSYTRFEPESNKFSAQFPGDLRSAINRWFSSSNLSPIPLFARFGPQGATGSPSPGAVQKLFNSKQEIWQRFVHEQVDISSLAHWFQYNELRTLQEGREPLIYRAVKHSVLSSIHALDVKYVVRDNQLMVLHDGQGWRPFDQLSDGQKRLATIFMEVAVRAASLNSHLGDDCIALTPGLVLIDELDLHLHPQWQRSVLDNLLKTFPKLQFIVASHSPFLIQSALEHGTVLDAATGVAVSSTDHSIEDIAEQVMGVDQPQRSQRFLEMRQLAQEYLELMESPTPTPESKAALKARLDQALAVFADDPAAAAWLSQRRIAKGV comes from the coding sequence ATGCAAATTCAGTCAATTTCGATCCGAAACTTCCGGCGATTCGAGCGCTTCGATTGCGCCTTCGATCCTCGGCTGACTCTCTTCATGGGTGTGAACGGAGCCGGCAAGAGCACGTTGTTGAGGGCAGTGTTTCTCGCATGCCAGGCATTGGTCGGGGACGTCGCCGGAAGTGCCGCGTCTCGGAACTCTGCGATGGACATTCGCAGGGTCAACGCAGTCGACCCATCAGACGAGCTCTGGAGGACCGCAATCTTGCCGTCCGATCTTCGTCTCTCCATTGAGCTTGAGGGCTTCGCTCACACTGTCGTCGTTGACTACGACGAGGCTCATTCGTACACCCGCTTCGAGCCTGAAAGCAACAAGTTCTCGGCCCAGTTTCCGGGCGATCTGCGCTCGGCGATCAACCGCTGGTTCAGCAGCTCAAACCTTTCCCCAATTCCGCTGTTCGCCAGGTTCGGCCCACAGGGCGCAACGGGCAGTCCTAGTCCAGGCGCAGTTCAGAAGCTGTTCAATAGCAAGCAAGAAATCTGGCAGCGCTTCGTTCACGAGCAGGTGGATATTTCTTCGTTGGCACACTGGTTCCAGTACAACGAACTTCGCACTCTGCAGGAAGGCAGAGAGCCGCTCATCTATCGCGCGGTGAAGCACTCCGTGCTGTCATCGATACATGCTTTGGATGTCAAGTATGTAGTCCGCGACAACCAGTTAATGGTGCTTCACGACGGGCAAGGTTGGCGTCCGTTCGATCAACTGAGCGACGGGCAAAAGCGACTCGCAACGATATTTATGGAAGTCGCTGTCCGAGCGGCCTCGTTGAACTCGCACCTCGGAGACGACTGCATCGCTTTAACGCCAGGGCTCGTTCTGATCGATGAGTTGGATCTGCATCTGCATCCCCAATGGCAGCGCTCCGTTCTTGACAACTTGCTCAAGACTTTTCCCAAGCTTCAGTTCATCGTGGCCTCGCATTCGCCTTTCCTAATTCAATCGGCACTCGAGCATGGGACCGTGCTCGACGCCGCAACGGGCGTTGCAGTGAGTTCGACAGATCACAGTATTGAAGACATTGCCGAACAGGTCATGGGCGTCGATCAGCCTCAGCGCAGCCAGCGCTTCCTGGAGATGCGCCAGTTGGCTCAGGAGTATCTAGAACTCATGGAGTCGCCCACTCCCACGCCTGAGTCGAAGGCAGCGTTGAAGGCTCGACTGGATCAGGCATTAGCGGTGTTTGCCGACGACCCTGCTGCTGCCGCTTGGTTGAGCCAGAGGCGAATTGCTAAAGGAGTTTGA
- a CDS encoding ABC transporter substrate-binding protein gives MPARRDLLQAAAASALTASLPVLPFVPGRAMAARPSAAAPLAAAPPEPTTVVYPRHLPQQDRQVDYFISLLHAALQRSGTRYALIQTQSEMVQSRALLEMASSDPGIDVFWTMTDPQREKSLLPVRVPLDRGLIGWRLCLTRAADRDRLRDVKDLKDLARLTAGQMHDWPDTAVLRANGLPVQVSTHYQGLFQMLSAGRFDYFPRSIFEIDSELASFADQQLVIDPYLLLHYPAALYMFVRPGRPRLAADLTRGMNALVADGTFERLSRQIFGDLLQRHRIDQRRVLQLRNPLLPAQTPLDRKALWWPLPGLR, from the coding sequence ATGCCCGCCCGCCGCGACCTGCTGCAGGCCGCCGCGGCCTCGGCCCTCACCGCCTCGCTGCCGGTGCTCCCCTTCGTTCCGGGGCGGGCGATGGCGGCGCGCCCGTCCGCCGCCGCTCCGCTCGCGGCAGCGCCGCCGGAACCGACCACCGTCGTCTATCCGCGCCACCTGCCGCAGCAGGACAGGCAGGTCGACTACTTCATCAGCCTGCTGCACGCCGCGCTGCAGCGCAGCGGCACACGCTACGCGCTGATCCAGACCCAGTCGGAGATGGTGCAGAGCCGCGCGCTGCTGGAGATGGCGAGCAGCGACCCCGGCATCGACGTGTTCTGGACCATGACCGATCCGCAGCGCGAGAAGAGCCTGCTGCCGGTCCGCGTGCCGCTGGACCGCGGCCTGATCGGCTGGCGCCTGTGCCTGACGCGCGCCGCCGACCGCGACCGGCTGCGCGATGTGAAGGATCTGAAGGACCTCGCGCGGCTGACCGCCGGGCAGATGCATGACTGGCCCGACACCGCCGTGTTGCGCGCCAACGGGCTGCCGGTGCAGGTGAGCACGCATTACCAGGGCCTGTTCCAGATGCTGTCGGCGGGCCGCTTCGACTACTTCCCGCGGTCGATCTTCGAGATCGATTCGGAACTCGCCAGCTTCGCCGATCAGCAGCTCGTCATCGACCCTTACCTGCTGTTGCACTATCCGGCGGCGCTCTACATGTTCGTCCGTCCCGGCCGTCCGCGGCTGGCGGCGGACCTCACGCGTGGCATGAACGCCCTGGTCGCCGACGGCACCTTCGAGCGCCTGTCGCGGCAGATCTTCGGCGATCTCCTGCAGCGTCACCGCATCGACCAGCGCCGCGTGCTACAGCTGCGCAACCCGCTGCTGCCCGCGCAGACGCCGCTGGACCGCAAGGCGCTGTGGTGGCCGCTGCCGGGTTTGCGCTGA
- a CDS encoding FAD-linked oxidase C-terminal domain-containing protein → MTAVLPSTHEPPGDQAAALAGFRAGRRSQLVQALRAELPAHALLWQDEQTRPYECDGLTAYRERPLAVALPETEAQVAGVLKACHALGVPVVARGAGTGLSGGAMPHAEGLTLALAKFNRIVAIDPLARTARVQCGVRNLAISEAAAAHGLYYAPDPSSQIACTIGGNVAENSGGVHCLKYGLTLHNVLKVRGFTVEGEPVEFGSEALDAAGLDLLSVVIGSEGMLAVVTEVVVKLTPKPQLARCIMASFDDLRRAGDAVAAIIAAGIIPAGLEMMDKPMTAAVEDFVHAGYDLEAEAILLCESDGTPEEVEEEIGRMNEVLRANGATRLEVSENEAQRLRFWSGRKNAFPASGRISPDYMCMDSTIPRKRLADILLAIQEMERKYGLRCANVFHAGDGNLHPLILFDANDPDQLHRCERFGADILETSVAMGGTVTGEHGVGVEKLNSMCVQFSPQEREWMLALKRAFDPKGLLNPGKVIPTLQRCAEYGRMHVKRGALSFPELERF, encoded by the coding sequence ATGACCGCCGTCCTTCCTTCGACCCACGAGCCGCCCGGCGACCAGGCCGCCGCGCTGGCCGGGTTCCGCGCCGGGCGCCGCTCGCAGCTGGTCCAGGCCCTGCGGGCCGAGCTGCCCGCGCATGCGCTGCTGTGGCAGGACGAGCAGACACGCCCCTATGAATGCGACGGCCTGACCGCCTACCGCGAACGCCCGCTGGCCGTGGCCCTGCCCGAGACCGAGGCGCAGGTCGCCGGCGTGTTGAAGGCCTGCCACGCGCTGGGCGTGCCGGTCGTGGCGCGGGGTGCCGGCACCGGCCTGTCCGGCGGCGCGATGCCGCACGCCGAAGGCCTGACGCTGGCGCTGGCGAAGTTCAACCGCATCGTCGCCATCGATCCGCTGGCGCGGACCGCCCGCGTGCAATGCGGCGTGCGCAACCTGGCGATCTCCGAGGCTGCGGCCGCGCACGGCCTGTACTACGCGCCGGACCCGAGCAGCCAGATCGCCTGCACGATAGGCGGCAACGTCGCGGAGAACTCCGGCGGCGTGCATTGCCTGAAGTACGGCCTGACCTTGCACAACGTGCTCAAGGTGCGCGGCTTCACGGTCGAGGGTGAGCCGGTCGAGTTCGGCTCCGAGGCGCTGGACGCCGCCGGCCTGGACCTGCTGAGCGTCGTCATCGGCAGCGAAGGCATGCTGGCGGTGGTGACCGAGGTCGTGGTCAAGCTGACGCCCAAGCCGCAGCTGGCGCGCTGCATCATGGCCAGCTTCGACGACCTGCGCCGCGCCGGCGACGCCGTGGCCGCGATCATCGCGGCCGGGATCATTCCCGCAGGCCTGGAGATGATGGACAAGCCGATGACCGCGGCGGTGGAGGACTTCGTCCACGCCGGCTACGACCTCGAGGCCGAGGCGATCCTGCTGTGCGAGAGCGACGGCACGCCCGAGGAGGTCGAGGAAGAGATCGGCCGCATGAACGAGGTGCTGCGTGCGAATGGCGCGACGCGGCTCGAAGTCAGCGAGAACGAAGCGCAACGGCTGCGCTTCTGGAGCGGCCGCAAGAATGCCTTCCCGGCCTCGGGGCGCATCAGCCCGGACTACATGTGCATGGACTCGACGATCCCGCGCAAGCGGCTCGCCGACATCCTGCTGGCCATCCAGGAGATGGAGCGCAAGTACGGGCTGCGCTGCGCCAACGTCTTCCACGCCGGCGACGGCAACCTGCATCCGCTGATCCTGTTCGACGCGAACGATCCGGATCAGCTGCACCGCTGCGAGCGCTTCGGCGCGGACATCCTCGAGACCAGCGTCGCGATGGGCGGCACGGTCACCGGGGAACACGGCGTGGGGGTCGAGAAGCTCAACAGCATGTGCGTGCAGTTCTCGCCGCAGGAGCGTGAATGGATGCTGGCCCTGAAGCGGGCCTTCGATCCGAAGGGCTTGCTGAACCCCGGCAAGGTGATCCCGACGCTGCAGCGCTGCGCCGAATACGGCCGCATGCATGTGAAGCGGGGGGCACTTTCATTCCCAGAACTGGAGCGATTCTGA
- the glcF gene encoding glycolate oxidase subunit GlcF: MQTHLAPEFQGTPEGETAEAILRRCVHCGFCTATCPTYQLLGDELDGPRGRIYLIKQVLEGEQPTAATQQHLDRCLTCRNCESTCPSGVQYGQLVEIGRQIVDAKVERPREERFKRWLLKEGLTSPLFKPALRIGQALRPLVPGALKDKVPPKPDARAHQWPQRTHARKVLMLLGCVQPAMMPNINAATARVLDAASVQTLVADEAGCCGAIRTHMNDHHGGLDDARRNIDAWWPMVDGHGEQVEAIVMNASGCGVQVKDYGRLLAHDPDYAAKAQRVSALTRDLSEFLPELVQPLRSRLGKDASTAHRPRLAYHPPCTLQHGQQLRGGVEGLMRELGFEISVAPSESHLCCGSAGTYSVLQPLLSKQLRERKLAALAPLEAEAIVSANIGCIQHLQSGTGLPVRHWIEVLDDALLLR, encoded by the coding sequence ATGCAAACCCACCTGGCCCCCGAATTCCAAGGCACCCCGGAAGGCGAGACCGCCGAGGCCATCCTGCGGCGCTGCGTGCACTGCGGCTTCTGCACCGCGACCTGCCCGACCTACCAGTTGCTGGGTGACGAACTCGACGGGCCGCGCGGCCGCATCTACCTGATCAAGCAGGTGCTGGAAGGCGAGCAGCCGACCGCGGCCACGCAGCAGCATCTGGACCGCTGCCTGACCTGCCGGAATTGCGAGAGCACCTGCCCGTCCGGCGTCCAGTACGGCCAGCTCGTCGAGATCGGCCGGCAGATCGTCGACGCGAAGGTCGAGCGCCCGCGCGAGGAGCGCTTCAAGCGCTGGCTCCTGAAAGAGGGGCTGACCTCGCCGCTGTTCAAGCCGGCGCTGCGGATCGGCCAGGCGCTGCGTCCACTGGTGCCCGGCGCGTTGAAGGACAAGGTCCCGCCCAAGCCCGACGCGCGCGCCCACCAGTGGCCGCAGCGCACGCATGCGCGCAAGGTGCTGATGCTGCTCGGCTGCGTGCAGCCGGCGATGATGCCCAACATCAACGCGGCCACCGCCCGCGTGCTCGACGCCGCCAGCGTGCAGACGCTGGTCGCCGACGAGGCCGGCTGCTGCGGCGCGATCCGCACGCACATGAACGACCACCACGGCGGCCTGGACGACGCCCGGCGCAACATCGACGCCTGGTGGCCGATGGTCGACGGGCACGGCGAGCAGGTCGAGGCGATCGTGATGAACGCCTCCGGCTGCGGCGTGCAGGTCAAGGACTACGGCCGGCTGCTCGCGCACGACCCGGACTACGCGGCGAAGGCCCAGCGCGTGTCCGCGCTGACCCGGGACCTCAGCGAGTTCCTGCCCGAGCTGGTCCAGCCGCTGCGCTCCCGGCTCGGCAAGGACGCCTCGACGGCGCATCGCCCGAGGCTCGCCTACCACCCGCCCTGCACGCTGCAACATGGCCAGCAGCTGCGCGGCGGCGTCGAGGGCCTGATGCGCGAACTCGGTTTCGAGATCTCGGTCGCCCCCAGCGAGAGCCACCTGTGCTGCGGCTCCGCCGGCACGTATTCGGTGCTGCAACCGCTGCTGTCCAAGCAGCTGCGGGAACGCAAGCTCGCCGCGCTGGCGCCTTTGGAGGCCGAGGCCATCGTCTCGGCCAACATCGGCTGCATCCAGCATCTGCAGAGCGGCACCGGGCTCCCGGTCCGGCACTGGATCGAAGTCCTGGATGACGCACTTCTACTTCGATGA
- the glcE gene encoding glycolate oxidase subunit GlcE: MDTLAAMAARFAEGRPVRFTGHGSKDFYGGPLGDAEPMSTLSLNGVMAYEPSELYVTAAAGTPVADVEALLAQHGQHLAFEPPRFVGAASGGTGTIGGMVASGLSGPARATAGAVRDHVLGLTMLDAKGELLHFGGTVMKNVAGYDVSRLMAGSMGVLGLIAQVTLKVLPRPVATATLRFEASQDKALLRMNRWGGQPLPISASAWWDGALVVRLSGAEAAVRAAFQKLGGSTIPEPMAAPFWQGLRDQCDEFFLGARRAVQGGATLWRIAVPSTTPAMTLPGEQLVEWGGAQRWVVTPMAPAQVREAVAAAGGHATMFYANDKSHGTFSPLGPQLTRIHRELKRQFDPAGIFNPGRLYTDL; the protein is encoded by the coding sequence ATGGACACGCTGGCCGCGATGGCGGCGCGTTTTGCCGAAGGCCGGCCGGTGCGTTTCACCGGCCACGGCAGCAAGGACTTCTACGGCGGCCCGCTGGGCGACGCCGAGCCGATGTCGACGCTGTCGCTCAACGGCGTGATGGCCTATGAGCCCAGCGAGCTCTACGTGACCGCGGCGGCCGGCACACCGGTGGCGGACGTGGAGGCGCTGCTCGCGCAGCACGGCCAGCACCTGGCCTTCGAACCGCCGCGCTTCGTCGGCGCGGCCTCGGGCGGCACGGGCACGATAGGCGGCATGGTCGCGAGCGGGCTCTCGGGCCCGGCGCGCGCGACGGCCGGCGCGGTGCGCGATCACGTGCTCGGGCTGACGATGCTGGACGCGAAGGGCGAACTGCTGCACTTCGGCGGCACGGTAATGAAGAACGTCGCCGGCTACGACGTGTCGCGCCTGATGGCCGGATCGATGGGCGTGCTCGGGCTGATCGCGCAGGTCACGCTGAAGGTGCTGCCGCGACCGGTCGCGACAGCGACGCTGCGCTTCGAAGCCTCGCAGGACAAGGCGCTGCTGCGGATGAACCGCTGGGGCGGGCAGCCGCTGCCGATCTCGGCGAGCGCCTGGTGGGACGGTGCGCTGGTGGTGCGACTCTCCGGCGCCGAAGCGGCGGTCCGCGCGGCGTTCCAGAAGCTCGGCGGCTCCACGATTCCGGAGCCGATGGCCGCGCCGTTCTGGCAGGGTTTGCGCGACCAGTGCGACGAGTTCTTCCTCGGCGCCCGCCGGGCGGTGCAAGGCGGCGCGACGCTGTGGCGCATCGCGGTGCCGTCGACGACGCCAGCGATGACCCTCCCCGGCGAACAGCTCGTCGAATGGGGCGGCGCACAGCGCTGGGTCGTGACGCCGATGGCGCCCGCGCAGGTCCGCGAGGCGGTGGCCGCCGCGGGCGGCCACGCGACGATGTTCTACGCGAACGACAAGTCGCACGGCACGTTCTCGCCGCTCGGTCCGCAGCTCACGCGCATCCACAGGGAGCTGAAGCGGCAGTTCGATCCGGCAGGGATCTTCAATCCGGGGCGTCTTTACACTGATCTATAG
- a CDS encoding alkaline phosphatase family protein translates to MTLTRRTWLLVPVVAALAACANAPSSSTPATGAAPATPGPVASAFQAKKPPRLVVFMVVDGLPIRQVLGYRDQLQPDGFKRFLDRGAWFAKAYYGHGYTVTAAGHSIMLSGAYPQRSGIIGNEWRDPQTAAPQYNTADPRYQYIGNKTEPLAGTSPDNYKVETVGDVLRTLQPGSKVIGISGKDRGAILPAGHKGTAYMYMGGSGEFASSTYYMDKHPAWVDAFNAAKPADKFFGKTWTPMLPEAAYARSVPDGQPWQANSGNGNRLPAVLGAGMDGPGPRFYGNILPSPFGDELTLAFAKAAVEGEQLGTDDQPDLLSVSLSSHDYINHAFGPESRLSHDHFLHLDAYLQDWFKYLDAKVGRDNYVAVLTADHGFTDTPEWAKSQGRDAGRINPAQVVGVINAGLSKRFGEFRWALGMSGSGVIFDEVAIKMGGLNPDDVYAAAKASVEQIDGIQAAFTRAQLAGTDTATPYLEQFRRSWYPGIAAPLQVVPKAGWMFGSRVTGTTHGSPYENDTHVPLLTWGPKWVGQGRIEQRVEIVDLAPTLSAILHVPAPKQAQGQWLPLPAR, encoded by the coding sequence ATGACCCTGACCCGTCGCACCTGGCTGCTGGTGCCCGTCGTGGCCGCGCTGGCCGCCTGCGCCAACGCCCCCTCCTCCTCCACGCCGGCCACCGGCGCCGCCCCGGCAACACCTGGCCCCGTCGCCTCCGCCTTCCAGGCGAAGAAGCCGCCCAGGCTGGTGGTCTTCATGGTCGTCGACGGGCTGCCGATCCGGCAGGTGCTCGGCTACCGCGACCAGCTCCAGCCGGACGGCTTCAAGCGATTCCTCGACCGGGGCGCCTGGTTCGCCAAGGCGTATTACGGTCACGGCTACACGGTGACGGCCGCCGGCCACTCGATCATGCTCAGCGGCGCCTACCCGCAGCGCAGCGGCATCATCGGCAACGAGTGGCGCGATCCGCAGACCGCCGCCCCGCAGTACAACACCGCCGATCCGCGCTACCAGTACATCGGCAACAAGACCGAGCCGTTGGCCGGCACCAGCCCGGACAACTACAAGGTCGAGACCGTCGGCGACGTGCTGCGCACGCTGCAGCCGGGCTCGAAGGTCATCGGGATCTCGGGCAAGGACCGCGGCGCGATCCTGCCCGCCGGCCACAAGGGCACGGCCTACATGTACATGGGCGGCAGCGGCGAATTCGCGTCGTCCACCTACTACATGGACAAGCACCCCGCCTGGGTCGACGCCTTCAACGCGGCCAAGCCGGCCGACAAGTTCTTCGGCAAGACCTGGACCCCGATGCTGCCGGAAGCGGCCTACGCCCGCAGCGTGCCGGACGGCCAGCCCTGGCAGGCCAACAGCGGCAACGGCAACAGGCTGCCCGCCGTGCTGGGCGCCGGCATGGACGGCCCGGGACCGCGCTTCTACGGCAACATCCTGCCCTCCCCCTTCGGCGACGAGCTGACGCTGGCCTTCGCCAAGGCCGCCGTCGAGGGCGAACAGCTCGGCACGGACGACCAGCCCGACCTCCTGTCGGTCAGCCTCTCCAGCCACGACTACATCAACCACGCCTTCGGCCCCGAGTCGCGGCTGTCGCACGACCACTTCCTGCATCTGGACGCCTACCTGCAGGACTGGTTCAAGTACCTGGACGCCAAGGTCGGCCGCGACAACTACGTCGCCGTGCTGACCGCCGACCACGGCTTCACCGACACGCCCGAATGGGCGAAGTCGCAAGGCCGGGACGCCGGACGCATCAACCCGGCGCAGGTCGTGGGCGTCATCAACGCGGGCCTGTCCAAGCGCTTCGGCGAGTTCCGCTGGGCCTTGGGCATGTCGGGATCGGGCGTCATCTTTGACGAGGTGGCGATCAAGATGGGCGGCCTGAACCCCGACGACGTCTACGCCGCCGCCAAGGCCTCGGTGGAGCAGATCGACGGCATCCAGGCGGCCTTCACCCGCGCGCAGCTGGCGGGCACGGACACCGCGACGCCCTACCTCGAGCAGTTCCGCCGCTCCTGGTACCCCGGCATCGCCGCGCCGCTGCAGGTGGTGCCGAAAGCGGGCTGGATGTTCGGTTCCCGCGTGACGGGCACCACCCACGGCAGCCCCTATGAGAACGACACCCACGTGCCGCTGCTGACCTGGGGCCCGAAGTGGGTCGGCCAGGGCCGCATCGAACAGCGCGTCGAGATCGTCGACCTCGCGCCGACGCTGTCGGCGATCCTGCACGTCCCCGCGCCCAAGCAGGCGCAGGGTCAGTGGCTGCCCTTGCCCGCCAGGTAG
- a CDS encoding HNH endonuclease, giving the protein MRAVDKGVHPTHDTGELVQLSPYQEAASHLKKRLGRYCSFCERSVPVSLAVEHKLPKHHFPELECIWDNFLLGCANCNGVKGTTFVVDGAVMFPDTHDTFSAFEYVESGRIRLRSGLPSEIAAEATALLNLVGLSREPKDLSEADHRWDDRLETWSLAIQSREDLASDDTPAMRAAIIRTAVSRGGFSIWMVAFAHDHKMRQALATAFPGTRSLEVAA; this is encoded by the coding sequence ATGCGCGCTGTCGACAAGGGAGTTCATCCCACGCACGACACAGGAGAACTAGTTCAACTCAGCCCGTATCAAGAGGCCGCCTCACATCTGAAGAAGCGATTGGGCAGGTATTGCAGTTTCTGCGAACGTTCTGTCCCCGTCAGCCTAGCGGTCGAGCACAAGCTTCCTAAGCATCACTTTCCCGAGCTGGAATGTATCTGGGACAACTTCCTGCTCGGCTGCGCCAATTGCAACGGCGTCAAAGGAACCACCTTCGTCGTCGACGGCGCTGTGATGTTCCCGGACACCCACGACACTTTCAGCGCATTCGAATACGTCGAGTCGGGACGCATTCGACTCCGTTCAGGCCTGCCTAGCGAGATCGCTGCGGAGGCGACTGCTTTACTCAATCTGGTGGGACTCTCTCGCGAGCCGAAGGATCTATCGGAAGCTGATCACCGCTGGGACGATCGGCTGGAGACTTGGTCGCTCGCCATCCAGAGTCGCGAGGATCTTGCTTCTGATGACACACCTGCGATGCGTGCAGCCATTATTCGAACTGCAGTTTCGCGAGGAGGCTTTTCGATCTGGATGGTTGCGTTCGCGCACGACCACAAGATGCGCCAGGCTCTTGCCACCGCCTTCCCAGGCACCCGTTCGCTGGAAGTGGCCGCCTGA